From Salinirubellus salinus, the proteins below share one genomic window:
- a CDS encoding MnhB domain-containing protein: MSAPRAYTDSPVVTTTVRLLAPFVLTYGLFTLFHGTKSVGGGFQGGVVAAAMVVTLAFALGIRQTAAWLDRRVLLGLVVAGPLVFGVVAVAGLLAGGAFLQLDVLPIPKATVYGTEAIEIGIGATVAAVVVLLFVRIADGYAEPLADGSGVRTAEEVRSDD; encoded by the coding sequence GTGAGCGCTCCGCGCGCGTACACGGACAGCCCCGTCGTCACGACGACGGTCCGACTGCTCGCGCCGTTCGTGCTCACGTACGGGCTGTTCACGCTGTTCCACGGCACGAAGTCCGTGGGCGGCGGGTTCCAGGGTGGCGTCGTCGCCGCCGCGATGGTCGTCACGCTCGCGTTCGCGCTCGGCATCCGCCAGACCGCCGCGTGGCTCGACCGCCGGGTGCTGCTCGGCCTCGTCGTCGCCGGGCCACTCGTCTTCGGCGTGGTGGCCGTCGCCGGCCTGCTCGCCGGCGGCGCGTTCCTGCAGCTCGACGTCCTCCCGATACCGAAGGCGACCGTCTACGGCACCGAGGCCATCGAGATCGGCATCGGCGCGACCGTCGCCGCCGTCGTCGTCCTGCTGTTCGTCCGCATCGCGGACGGGTACGCCGAACCGCTTGCCGACGGGTCGGGCGTCCGGACGGCCGAGGAGGTGCGGAGCGATGACTGA
- a CDS encoding DUF4040 domain-containing protein — MSLPFEALLATTLLGFVLVVAVLTALVRDVLTAVVVFAAYSLGLAGLWVLFRAPDVGLTEAAVGAGVTTALFLLAISRTVRPAEAGGFVDLRSVRPRSVLVAGVVTVALLATVPALPAVGAADTPAFGPVADYYLTDSAERGVDNAVTAVLVVYRGFDTFGEVAVVFAAAVAALAVLGREVET, encoded by the coding sequence GTGAGCCTCCCGTTCGAGGCGCTGCTGGCGACGACGCTGCTCGGGTTCGTCCTCGTCGTCGCGGTGCTGACCGCGCTCGTCCGCGACGTGCTCACCGCCGTCGTCGTCTTCGCGGCCTACAGCCTCGGCCTCGCCGGACTGTGGGTCCTCTTCCGCGCGCCCGACGTGGGGCTCACCGAGGCCGCCGTCGGCGCCGGCGTCACGACGGCGCTGTTCCTGCTCGCCATCAGCCGGACCGTGCGACCGGCCGAGGCGGGCGGATTCGTCGACCTGCGCTCCGTGCGTCCCCGCTCCGTGCTCGTCGCGGGCGTCGTCACCGTGGCCCTGCTGGCGACGGTGCCGGCGCTCCCGGCCGTCGGCGCGGCCGACACGCCCGCGTTCGGTCCGGTCGCGGACTACTACCTGACCGACAGCGCGGAGCGCGGCGTCGACAACGCCGTCACGGCCGTCCTCGTCGTCTACCGTGGGTTCGACACGTTCGGCGAGGTGGCCGTCGTCTTCGCCGCAGCCGTCGCCGCCCTCGCGGTGCTGGGCCGAGAGGTGGAGACGTGA
- the mnhG gene encoding monovalent cation/H(+) antiporter subunit G, whose protein sequence is MSQVAVLGGVTLTPGTVVLVVLLVASAFFALTAAVGFYRLPDVYTRSHAASKSETLGALLALAAAAIAFGPSEAVKLGLLALFVLVTGPTAAHAVARAAADSGIEPWVRERPDLRADGSGDEEVPER, encoded by the coding sequence GTGAGTCAGGTGGCCGTCCTCGGAGGGGTGACCCTCACCCCCGGCACCGTGGTGCTGGTCGTCCTGCTCGTGGCGAGCGCGTTCTTCGCGCTCACGGCGGCGGTGGGGTTCTACCGCCTGCCGGACGTCTATACCCGGTCGCACGCGGCCTCGAAGAGTGAGACGCTCGGCGCCCTGCTCGCGCTGGCCGCGGCGGCCATCGCCTTCGGCCCGAGCGAGGCGGTCAAACTGGGACTGCTCGCGCTGTTCGTCCTCGTCACCGGGCCGACCGCCGCCCACGCCGTCGCGCGGGCCGCCGCCGACAGCGGTATCGAGCCGTGGGTCCGCGAGCGGCCCGACCTGCGTGCCGACGGGAGCGGCGACGAGGAGGTGCCCGAGCGGTGA
- a CDS encoding cation:proton antiporter, giving the protein MSAPAPFVADALLATAAALALIGLTLLGRVVVGPTTPDRVVAVNVVGTTAVVVIALVGAALGEPGFLDVALVYALLNFLLSVGLSKFTIERGGVL; this is encoded by the coding sequence ATGAGTGCCCCCGCCCCGTTCGTCGCCGACGCGCTGCTGGCGACGGCCGCGGCCCTCGCCCTGATCGGTCTGACCCTGCTGGGTCGGGTCGTCGTCGGGCCCACCACGCCCGACCGCGTGGTGGCGGTCAACGTCGTCGGCACCACCGCCGTCGTGGTCATCGCGCTCGTGGGCGCGGCGCTCGGTGAGCCGGGCTTCCTCGACGTGGCGCTCGTCTACGCGCTCCTGAACTTCCTGCTCAGCGTGGGCCTCTCGAAGTTCACCATCGAGCGCGGAGGTGTGCTGTGA
- a CDS encoding Na+/H+ antiporter subunit E has product MSDLVVVVGERGRLRDYVRYAVREGRDAAQETTVTARFVVPVGRGGDTLPRPTAATLAERVEAIVGRESLGRLTVETVLHPTPGTDPEARLEALVGALPETPTRLLLSPAFEEFTPAAVSEALATRERADSVTVERAPVERRVLRPPLAFERSPGRLAATFGVSFAFYLALGDPTDPFDLATGVLAAAVVAALLSRVVLESTPTPASLGRVARAVLFLPYLLYAIVRANLAMAVVVLHPRLPIDPSVVRVPAPEGRVARALLANSITLTPGTLTVDVVDDELVVHALTAETRAELEAGGLARAVAFVTGEPAPTPTVPVGGETG; this is encoded by the coding sequence GTGAGTGACCTCGTGGTGGTCGTCGGCGAGCGGGGCCGACTGCGTGACTACGTGCGATACGCGGTCCGCGAGGGCCGCGACGCGGCGCAGGAGACCACCGTCACCGCGCGGTTCGTCGTCCCCGTCGGGCGGGGGGGCGACACCCTCCCGCGGCCGACCGCGGCCACCCTGGCCGAACGCGTCGAGGCCATCGTCGGCCGCGAGTCGCTGGGCCGCCTGACCGTCGAGACCGTCCTCCACCCGACGCCGGGCACCGACCCGGAGGCGCGGCTGGAGGCGCTCGTCGGCGCGCTCCCCGAGACCCCGACCCGACTCCTGCTCTCGCCCGCGTTCGAGGAGTTCACCCCCGCGGCCGTGAGCGAGGCGCTCGCCACCCGAGAGCGGGCGGACTCGGTCACCGTCGAACGCGCACCGGTCGAGCGCCGCGTACTCAGACCTCCGCTGGCGTTCGAGCGCAGCCCCGGTCGGCTGGCAGCGACGTTCGGCGTCTCGTTCGCGTTCTACCTCGCACTCGGTGACCCGACGGACCCGTTCGACCTCGCGACGGGCGTGCTGGCGGCCGCGGTGGTCGCCGCGCTCCTCTCGCGGGTCGTCCTCGAGTCGACGCCGACGCCCGCGAGCCTCGGCCGGGTCGCGCGGGCGGTCCTGTTCCTCCCGTACCTGCTCTACGCCATCGTGCGCGCGAACCTCGCGATGGCCGTCGTCGTCCTCCACCCGCGGCTCCCCATCGACCCGTCCGTGGTCCGGGTGCCCGCGCCTGAGGGCCGGGTCGCCCGCGCACTGCTGGCGAACAGCATCACACTCACGCCCGGAACCCTGACCGTCGACGTCGTGGACGACGAACTGGTCGTCCACGCGCTGACGGCCGAGACGCGCGCGGAACTCGAGGCCGGTGGCCTCGCCCGCGCGGTCGCGTTCGTCACCGGCGAACCGGCCCCGACCCCGACCGTCCCGGTCGGGGGTGAGACCGGATGA
- a CDS encoding NAD-binding protein, translating into MATDRRGPSGVSLDGPESGPDRETAASAGSADRSTRRRVSPGVVTTGRRPPPTDRVLVVGGGQVGRRLAEGLAREARVHHLDDDPAAVRDPVDYEASHVPDLTVPEALGATGVGPEHTAVVVTGDDGQNLLVVQHLRGQLGLRHVVVVPADPRNRSVFELPGVAVLCGGTVLADALARGVGVVDSHPPGPP; encoded by the coding sequence ATGGCGACAGACCGACGGGGACCGAGTGGCGTGTCGCTGGACGGACCGGAGTCGGGGCCGGACCGCGAGACGGCGGCGTCGGCGGGGTCGGCAGACCGATCCACGAGGCGCCGCGTGTCACCGGGCGTCGTCACGACGGGCCGACGGCCCCCGCCGACCGACCGCGTCCTCGTGGTCGGTGGGGGACAGGTCGGGCGTCGACTGGCCGAGGGACTGGCCCGCGAGGCGCGCGTCCACCACCTCGACGACGACCCGGCCGCGGTGCGGGACCCGGTCGACTACGAGGCCTCCCACGTGCCCGACCTGACGGTCCCGGAGGCGCTCGGCGCGACCGGCGTCGGCCCCGAACACACCGCCGTGGTGGTCACGGGCGACGACGGACAGAACCTGCTCGTCGTCCAGCACCTCCGTGGACAGCTGGGACTCCGGCACGTCGTGGTGGTGCCGGCGGACCCGCGGAACCGGTCGGTGTTCGAGCTACCGGGCGTGGCGGTGCTCTGCGGCGGCACGGTGCTGGCGGACGCGCTCGCTCGCGGCGTCGGCGTCGTCGACTCGCACCCACCCGGACCGCCCTGA
- the truD gene encoding tRNA pseudouridine(13) synthase TruD, with product MREAGALEREMGMCWYVSDADGTGGRLRASPEDFQVTELERFGADVQPPDADRGSYPELVFRATLRGWDTNDFADSLSKRLGISRERVSWAGTKDKRAVTTQLFSVRDVAAADLPAVRDAELEVLGRAGRPLLFGDLAGNRFEITVRDPDHPQNGDAIARSLRAFADGDPDDPAAPAGVPNYFGHQRFGSRRAITHRTGLDIVRGNWEDAVLTYVTTTAEFEPEDTRAAREWVAETHDWEGAIDRLPRKLRYERSMVHSLAETGGERPAHFREALETLPTNLQRLLVNAAQSYVFNLILSERLERGLPFHEAVEGDVVCFADADTPEGLALPDTDRLQAASGKRLATVNRHCARGRAFVTAPLVGTETEFADGEPGEIAREVLADLDLSRESFDLPGEFHSTGTRRAILLRTNLTVALDPLTFSFALPKGSYATVVLREFLKSHPADLT from the coding sequence ATGCGCGAGGCCGGCGCCCTCGAACGCGAGATGGGGATGTGCTGGTACGTGAGCGACGCCGACGGCACCGGTGGGCGCCTGCGCGCCTCGCCCGAGGACTTCCAGGTGACCGAACTCGAGCGGTTCGGCGCGGACGTCCAGCCGCCGGACGCCGACCGGGGGAGTTACCCGGAACTCGTCTTCCGGGCCACGCTTCGCGGCTGGGACACCAACGACTTCGCCGACTCGCTCTCGAAGCGACTCGGCATCTCTCGCGAGCGGGTCTCGTGGGCGGGGACGAAGGACAAGCGTGCGGTGACGACGCAACTGTTCTCCGTGCGCGACGTGGCGGCCGCGGACCTGCCGGCGGTCAGGGACGCCGAACTGGAGGTGCTCGGACGCGCCGGCCGGCCGCTGCTGTTCGGTGACCTCGCGGGCAACCGCTTCGAGATAACCGTCCGCGACCCGGACCACCCCCAGAACGGCGACGCCATCGCGCGGTCCCTGCGTGCGTTCGCCGACGGCGACCCGGACGACCCGGCGGCCCCCGCCGGCGTCCCGAACTACTTCGGTCACCAGCGGTTCGGCTCGCGCCGGGCCATCACGCACCGGACGGGGCTCGACATCGTCCGCGGGAACTGGGAGGACGCGGTGCTGACCTACGTGACCACGACGGCCGAGTTCGAGCCCGAGGACACCCGCGCGGCCCGCGAGTGGGTCGCCGAGACACACGACTGGGAGGGCGCCATCGACCGACTACCCCGGAAGCTCCGGTACGAGCGGTCGATGGTCCACTCGCTCGCGGAGACTGGTGGCGAACGCCCCGCGCACTTCCGCGAGGCGCTGGAGACGCTCCCCACGAACCTCCAGCGACTGCTCGTGAACGCCGCCCAGTCGTACGTGTTCAATCTGATCCTCTCCGAGCGCCTCGAGCGGGGTCTCCCGTTCCACGAGGCAGTCGAGGGCGACGTGGTGTGTTTCGCCGACGCCGACACCCCCGAGGGACTCGCCTTGCCGGACACCGACCGCCTGCAGGCCGCGAGCGGGAAGCGACTGGCGACAGTGAACCGTCATTGCGCGCGTGGCCGCGCGTTCGTCACCGCGCCGCTGGTCGGGACCGAGACCGAGTTCGCCGACGGCGAACCGGGCGAGATCGCCCGCGAGGTGCTCGCGGACCTCGACCTCTCTCGCGAGTCGTTCGACCTGCCCGGCGAGTTCCACTCGACGGGGACGCGGCGGGCGATACTGCTCCGGACGAATCTGACGGTCGCGCTGGACCCGCTGACGTTCTCGTTCGCGCTGCCGAAGGGGTCGTACGCGACGGTGGTGCTCCGGGAGTTCCTGAAGAGCCACCCGGCGGACCTGACCTGA
- a CDS encoding sulfite exporter TauE/SafE family protein yields MSDASGADRIQRTFLKYQHIFVFLAPLLFVTGVYLGAPLPAETSGGADYWLRWWWLFPFFLLGATIVNTVGISGSALFVPYLIFVFPWLATLLAPDALVSANLEPETIVKIGLISESFGLSSSALAFIQYGLVDRKLALSLVGGAIPFVVGGALLSFVIPAPVFRFLLGVALIAAAFLLFRVDLDHEGPEESDASGEDGKAVSADGGTLPDDDDKLGPAGVDTDGDGKVTRVDRDGNDYHYTRGGWLERFGNYSIGGVFQGLAGFGIGELGIISMLRTEVPVRIAIGTNHIVVALTAVLASLVHVFGGGLVGGHAIDLASTPWNMVVWTVPATVTGGQIAPYVASRLDTELLKKGVGVLFTIIALALFGIVVGVA; encoded by the coding sequence ATGAGCGACGCCTCTGGCGCCGACCGCATTCAACGGACGTTCCTGAAGTACCAGCACATCTTCGTGTTCCTGGCACCACTCCTGTTCGTAACGGGGGTGTACCTCGGGGCGCCACTTCCCGCCGAGACGAGTGGTGGCGCGGACTACTGGCTGCGGTGGTGGTGGCTGTTCCCGTTCTTCCTGCTCGGGGCGACCATCGTGAACACCGTGGGCATCAGTGGCTCCGCCCTGTTCGTCCCGTACCTCATCTTCGTGTTCCCGTGGCTGGCGACGCTGCTGGCCCCGGACGCGCTGGTGTCGGCGAACCTCGAGCCCGAGACCATCGTGAAGATCGGCCTCATCAGCGAGTCGTTCGGCCTCTCCAGCTCCGCGCTGGCGTTCATCCAGTACGGGCTGGTCGACCGGAAGCTCGCGCTCTCGCTGGTCGGCGGGGCCATCCCGTTCGTCGTGGGCGGGGCGCTGCTCTCGTTCGTCATCCCGGCGCCGGTGTTCCGGTTCCTGCTCGGGGTGGCGCTCATCGCCGCCGCGTTCCTGCTGTTCCGGGTCGACCTCGACCACGAGGGGCCCGAGGAGAGCGACGCGAGTGGCGAGGACGGCAAGGCCGTCTCCGCGGACGGCGGGACGCTCCCGGACGACGACGACAAGCTCGGCCCGGCCGGCGTCGACACCGACGGCGACGGCAAGGTGACTCGCGTCGACCGCGACGGCAACGACTACCACTACACGCGCGGGGGCTGGCTCGAACGGTTCGGGAACTACTCCATCGGCGGCGTGTTCCAGGGGCTGGCCGGCTTCGGTATCGGCGAACTCGGCATCATCTCGATGCTCCGGACCGAGGTTCCGGTCCGCATCGCCATCGGGACGAACCACATCGTCGTCGCGCTGACGGCGGTGCTCGCCTCGCTCGTCCACGTCTTCGGCGGCGGCCTGGTCGGCGGCCACGCCATCGACCTGGCCTCGACGCCGTGGAACATGGTCGTCTGGACGGTGCCGGCGACCGTGACGGGCGGACAGATCGCCCCGTACGTCGCCTCCCGACTCGACACGGAGCTCCTGAAGAAGGGCGTCGGCGTGCTGTTCACCATCATCGCGCTCGCCCTGTTCGGCATCGTCGTGGGGGTCGCCTGA
- a CDS encoding universal stress protein, which yields MYDDVLLPTDGSPSSHAAADHVADLALDQGATVHVLSVADTRNRFESPSAGLAPDVWDEAESDRAREAAEATVDRLPDEVDTEIHVDAGVPRTVILEAVEDLPVDLVVMGTHGRTGLDHYLIGSVAERVVRTSPVPVLTLRASDEDGA from the coding sequence GTGTACGACGACGTCCTGCTCCCGACCGACGGGAGTCCGAGTAGCCACGCCGCGGCGGACCACGTCGCCGACCTCGCCCTCGACCAGGGCGCGACGGTCCACGTGCTGTCGGTCGCGGACACGCGCAACCGCTTCGAGAGTCCCTCCGCCGGCCTCGCGCCGGACGTCTGGGACGAGGCCGAGTCCGACCGCGCCCGCGAGGCCGCCGAGGCCACCGTGGACCGCCTCCCGGACGAGGTGGACACCGAGATCCACGTCGACGCCGGGGTGCCTCGGACGGTCATCCTCGAGGCCGTCGAGGACCTCCCGGTCGACCTCGTCGTGATGGGGACCCACGGTCGCACGGGCCTGGACCACTACCTCATCGGGAGCGTCGCCGAGCGCGTCGTGCGGACCTCGCCGGTGCCGGTGCTCACGCTGCGCGCGAGCGACGAGGACGGGGCCTGA